TGAGCAGCTGGCCCAGGGTCTCGGCCAGCTGCAGATGGGGCTTGAGCTGCTCCATCACCTCGGCATTCAGACCGGGAATGTTCACGGCGCTGCGGGCCGGCAGACCCAGCAGCACGTCCCGGATCTGCTCCGCCACGTCGATGGCCACGTTCTCCTGGGCCTCGGCCGTGCTGGCCCCCAGGTGGGGGGTGAGCACCAGCCGCTCCTTCACGCTCCGCAGCGGGGACTCGGCCGCCAGCGGTTCCTTGGCGTACACATCCAGGGCGGCTCCGGCGATCACCCCGGCCTCGACGGCCTCGGCCAGGGCCGCCTCATCCACGATCCCCCCGCGGGCACAGTTCACCAGGCGCGCCGTGGGCTTCATGGTGCGCAGCAGCGCCGCATTCACCAGGTTCTCGGTGTCGGGCGTGCGCGGCAGATGCAGGCTGATGTAGTCCGCGTCGGCGAAGAGCTCGGCCAGGGGCAGCAGCTTCACCTGCATCGACTGGGCCCGCTCCGGGGACACAAAGGGGTCGTAGGCCAGCAGCTCCATCCCCATCGCCTTGGCGACACGGGCCACGTGGGAGCCGATCTTGCCCAGGCCCACCACGCCCAGCTTCTTCTTGTAGAGCTCATTGCCCACGTAGGTCTTGCGGTCCCAGCCGCCCGCCATGGTGCTGCCATGGGCATGGGGCACGTGGCGCGAGAGCGACAGCATCAGCGCCAGGGCATGCTCGGCGGCGGCGATCGTGTTGCCTTCCGGGGAGTTCACCACCAGCACGCCGCGCTTGGTGGCCGCCGGCACGTCCACGTTGTCCACCCCCACACCGGCGCGGCCGATGATGCGCAGCCTGTCGGCCGCGGCGATGATGTCAGCGGTCACCGTGGTGCCGGAGCGGATCATCAGGGCGTCGTAGTCGCCGATGATCCGGGCGAGCTCCTCGGGGGCGAGGCCGGGCCGCAGGTCCACCTGCGCCACCTGCGACAGGATGTCGATCCCCGCCTGGTCGATGGGATCAGAAACGAGAACCTTGGTCATGCCCGGCGGGTCGGAGGAAAGCCGGAGGTGCAGTGTAGTGAGCAGCCAGAATCACCCCGATCGGATTCATGGGGCAAGGCGGCGTGGGAACGAGCGTGGTGGTGGTGCTGAACGATCGCAAACGGCTGCGCCAGCTGCAGCAGCGTCTCTCGGAGCAGCAGCCACCGATGCTGGAGCTCGTGGCGATCGGCGAGGGGGAGACGCCACTGGTGGCGGTGGACCGGCTCAATCCGGCGGCGGCGCGGCGACAGCGGCAGCGCAGCATGGCCCGCTGGCTCCTCCCCTTCGGCTTCCTCGCCGGGCTCACCTTCACCTACATCACCGACCTGGACACCTTCGCCTTCGCCGGCGCCTGGAGTCAGCACCTGATCGGCGGGCTGCTCGGCCTGGGCTCAGGCTGGATGGGCAGCTTCGCCGCCGCGGCCAGTGTGACCTCCGAGGAGGACGACCGCATCCGCGGCCTGCGCAACCGGCTGGAGGAGGGCAGCTGGCTGCTCCTGGCGGAAACGCCGAACGGCGTGGAGATGCCGTGGCGCCTGCTGCAGGAGGCCAGACCCCAGGCTGTGGTGAGGCTGGCAGAAAGCTGATGCTCCCCCGTACCGACCTGCTGGCCGGCAGCCACCACCCCGAGCGGCTGGGGATGGTGATCGATACGGCTGAACGGGCGCTCCGCACCTGGCAGCCCCAGTGGACGGGCTTTCTGGAAGGCGCGGTGCTGGAGGAAGCCATGGCCCGGCTTGGGGCGCTGGCCGAGCTGGAGCTGCGTGCCGTGGGGGGCCATCCAGGCGCGGAGCGCTGCCGGCTGCTGCTGCGGCGGCGTGATGCGGAGGTGGAGCCGGCAGCAACTGATGCCGCACTGCAGGGGCTGAGCCTCAGCGGTAACTTCCTCTTCGATCCTGCCGATCCAGACGACTTCAGGGCCGCGCTGGTGCGGCACGGCTGGCCCGAGGATGCGATCGGAGACCTGTGGCTGCGCGGTGACCGGGGGGCTCAGGCCATCGTCGCCGCGGAGGCTCCGTGGCCTGCTTCAGGGCTCACCCTCGAGATGCGCAGCGTGTCGGTGAGCTGCGAACGGCTTTCCCTGGCCCAGCTGCAGCCGCCGGCGCGGCGCC
This portion of the Cyanobium sp. NIES-981 genome encodes:
- the serA gene encoding phosphoglycerate dehydrogenase, whose protein sequence is MTKVLVSDPIDQAGIDILSQVAQVDLRPGLAPEELARIIGDYDALMIRSGTTVTADIIAAADRLRIIGRAGVGVDNVDVPAATKRGVLVVNSPEGNTIAAAEHALALMLSLSRHVPHAHGSTMAGGWDRKTYVGNELYKKKLGVVGLGKIGSHVARVAKAMGMELLAYDPFVSPERAQSMQVKLLPLAELFADADYISLHLPRTPDTENLVNAALLRTMKPTARLVNCARGGIVDEAALAEAVEAGVIAGAALDVYAKEPLAAESPLRSVKERLVLTPHLGASTAEAQENVAIDVAEQIRDVLLGLPARSAVNIPGLNAEVMEQLKPHLQLAETLGQLLSQLAGGAISELEVRLQGEFAGHPAQPLVVAALKGLLSTALGDSINYVNASLEAKDRGIHVLEVKDGASRDYAGGSLQLSSRSSLGNHSVTGAVFADGELRVTSIDEFPVNVTPSRHMLFTRHRDMPGIIGQIGSVLGEHNVNIASMQVGRRIVRGDAVMVLSLDDPIPPSLLACVHAINGIQEAHPVTL
- a CDS encoding photosystem II S4 domain protein, encoding MLPRTDLLAGSHHPERLGMVIDTAERALRTWQPQWTGFLEGAVLEEAMARLGALAELELRAVGGHPGAERCRLLLRRRDAEVEPAATDAALQGLSLSGNFLFDPADPDDFRAALVRHGWPEDAIGDLWLRGDRGAQAIVAAEAPWPASGLTLEMRSVSVSCERLSLAQLQPPARRQARQLHTVEASTRLDAVASAGFGISRNRMVTLIRNGAVRLNWAVTTRPGQELQAGDRVQLSGRGELQVGTITATKRDRWRIALVRQ